A single region of the Streptomyces sp. AM 4-1-1 genome encodes:
- a CDS encoding ABC transporter ATP-binding protein produces the protein MGERLRAEGLTLGYDRRIVAEKLGIGIPDGSLTVIVGPNACGKSTLLHALARIITPQAGAVLLDGRRIASMAPKALAQRLGLLPQSPTTPDGITVADLVARGRFPYQKLLRQWSADDDLAVVAAMRSTGVAELAHRLVDELSGGQRQRVWLAMALAQETPILLLDEPTTFLDIAHQVDVLDLCAQLREERQRTVVAVLHDLNHACRYATHLIAMRDGRIVAEGAPDDIVDADLVEEVFGLRCRIITDPETGSPLVVPLARVPRTGALDTIPAPTPTGASRAHA, from the coding sequence ATGGGTGAGAGGCTGCGCGCCGAGGGCCTGACCCTGGGGTACGACCGCCGGATCGTCGCCGAGAAGCTCGGCATCGGCATTCCGGACGGTTCGCTGACCGTCATCGTGGGGCCCAACGCCTGCGGTAAGTCGACCCTGTTGCACGCGCTCGCCCGGATCATCACACCCCAGGCGGGCGCGGTGCTGCTGGACGGCCGGCGGATCGCCTCCATGGCCCCCAAGGCCCTGGCCCAGCGCCTCGGTCTGCTTCCGCAGTCGCCGACCACACCCGACGGGATCACCGTCGCCGACCTGGTGGCCCGCGGCCGGTTCCCGTACCAGAAGCTGCTGCGCCAGTGGTCGGCCGACGACGATCTGGCCGTGGTCGCCGCGATGCGGTCCACCGGGGTGGCGGAACTCGCCCACCGGCTCGTGGACGAGCTGTCCGGCGGGCAGCGCCAGCGGGTCTGGCTCGCCATGGCCCTCGCCCAGGAGACCCCGATCCTGCTGCTCGACGAGCCGACCACCTTCCTCGACATCGCCCACCAGGTCGATGTCCTCGACCTGTGCGCCCAGTTGCGCGAGGAACGGCAGCGGACCGTGGTCGCCGTCCTCCACGACCTCAACCACGCCTGCCGCTACGCCACCCATCTGATCGCCATGCGCGACGGCCGGATCGTCGCCGAGGGCGCCCCCGACGACATCGTCGACGCCGACCTGGTGGAGGAGGTGTTCGGCCTGCGCTGCCGGATCATCACCGACCCCGAGACCGGCAGCCCGCTGGTCGTGCCGCTGGCACGGGTACCGCGCACCGGCGCCCTCGACACGATCCCCGCCCCTACCCCCACCGGAGCCTCGCGTGCGCATGCGTGA
- a CDS encoding MbtH family protein, translating into MTATNPFEDDEAQYYVLVNAENQHSLWPVFAEVPSGWTVVHGEDSRQGCAEYVETHWTDMRPASLVAKS; encoded by the coding sequence ATGACCGCCACCAACCCGTTCGAGGACGACGAGGCCCAGTACTACGTTCTCGTCAACGCCGAGAACCAGCACTCCCTGTGGCCGGTGTTCGCCGAGGTGCCGAGCGGCTGGACCGTGGTGCACGGCGAGGACTCGCGTCAGGGCTGCGCCGAGTACGTCGAGACGCACTGGACCGACATGCGGCCGGCCAGCCTGGTGGCGAAGTCCTGA
- a CDS encoding condensation domain-containing protein, whose translation MSQPSLQTVRPLDLTAAQAEVLRAQRADPTNAAYNVGQYVELSGPVDPDALQHAVRHTLGEAPGLHLRVREHAGRPLQTPARFEAEHWRLPRLNTSDAADPEAAAVELVRAQLACPPRMGLLLTEDDPGDAADPGAADAGPVPGPALTGAVLVTVGPERHLLFQYFHHLAIDGYGVSLLNRRIAEVYTARVRGTETPPSPFAPVGTLVDAERDYASSGRYAADRAHWAARYADGPTPAPVSGRDATRPADVALRRTVLLDRPTAALIRATARAARVTWAEAVTAAVAAHRALTTGVDEAVLRLYAMARVAPGTLRVPGMAVNILPVRVRVGADARFDDLLRRAGSELADVRRHQLFRGETVARELWPGSGGERLRGPLLNFRPFDDELDFAGVPGHVVTLASGPVDDLSVSVSAYADGRLRLDFDANPARYGSDGLAAYSRQCVALLTRLSAEPGRPLAALGAWDVPGGPGDGHGAGSVRPRPAVPAPRVEAPGPAAGKPRGGRGGSGRGRGGLPLLPAAHRLRESGGPAELLQETVLLRVPAGLRTAPLRRALALLARRHDALRLRLHRAHGVWSQEILPAATAPAAADPATLRRIDITGPSLATDGRVPEQVLTREARRAARALDSASGAVLRAVWFDAGQETDGRLLLTLHRLCADGDAWPPLVAELAAHCAAFMDGREPPRAAGGPGPREWAAVLHEQAHEPSRITELPYWRGVLADASTDARAAAAGRAGAVDGPELVTGATGLPPVADPVGSGHHAHDWVDLAVPAALALLAADEPRLRGTGADPLVELACSPDPLAEPAPGAPTARYPVRLHVENGENGGRDGSGAHDGSDGHDWSDHDGSGGHDGSGDGAPDTGRLAVSGVPVGEGDDQAAVGARHDVSLPARVAAQLAAVPDGGRGYEQLRHLNPQTAPLLAGPPLDALRYVRRRPPVHASGWAAAPAEEEAVVREALAGLGTEPVVSGPLELTVTVGTSGDGRTDLSLRWRWHGGPERGFTADEARRLARRGTALIARLAPVAALAGPDEGSRAPTARTVPAPGTAAPRTLRPVPPRRASPSPSPSPAPDPVREAAPDHLPQPTQKKTEGDIP comes from the coding sequence ATGTCACAGCCATCGCTCCAGACGGTCCGCCCCCTGGACCTCACGGCCGCGCAGGCCGAGGTCCTGCGTGCCCAGCGGGCCGACCCCACCAACGCCGCCTACAACGTGGGCCAGTACGTCGAGCTGTCGGGGCCCGTCGACCCCGACGCGCTCCAGCACGCCGTACGCCACACGCTCGGCGAGGCGCCGGGGCTGCACCTGCGCGTCCGGGAGCATGCCGGGCGCCCGCTTCAGACCCCGGCACGGTTCGAGGCGGAGCACTGGCGGCTGCCCCGGCTGAACACCTCGGACGCGGCCGATCCCGAGGCGGCGGCCGTGGAGCTGGTGCGCGCCCAGCTCGCCTGCCCGCCCCGGATGGGCCTGTTGCTCACGGAGGACGATCCCGGCGACGCGGCGGACCCGGGGGCGGCGGACGCCGGTCCCGTACCGGGGCCCGCGCTGACGGGCGCGGTGCTGGTGACGGTCGGGCCCGAACGGCACCTGCTGTTCCAGTACTTCCACCACCTGGCCATCGACGGCTACGGGGTGTCCCTCCTCAACCGGCGGATCGCCGAGGTCTACACGGCGCGCGTGCGCGGCACGGAGACCCCGCCCTCGCCCTTCGCCCCGGTCGGCACACTCGTCGATGCCGAGCGTGACTACGCGTCGAGCGGGAGGTACGCCGCAGACCGCGCCCACTGGGCCGCCCGGTACGCCGACGGGCCGACCCCCGCTCCCGTGTCCGGCCGCGACGCCACCCGGCCGGCGGATGTCGCGCTGCGCCGGACCGTACTGCTCGACCGGCCGACGGCGGCGCTGATCCGCGCGACCGCCCGCGCCGCCCGGGTCACCTGGGCCGAGGCCGTCACCGCCGCCGTCGCCGCCCACCGGGCCCTGACGACCGGCGTGGACGAGGCGGTGCTGCGCCTCTACGCCATGGCCCGGGTCGCTCCGGGCACGCTGCGGGTGCCGGGGATGGCCGTGAACATCCTTCCGGTACGGGTCCGGGTGGGCGCCGACGCCCGCTTCGACGACCTGCTGCGCCGCGCGGGGAGCGAACTCGCCGACGTACGCCGTCATCAGCTCTTCCGGGGCGAGACCGTCGCCCGGGAGCTGTGGCCCGGCAGCGGTGGCGAGCGGCTGCGCGGGCCGCTGCTCAACTTCCGTCCGTTCGACGACGAGTTGGACTTCGCGGGAGTCCCCGGGCATGTGGTGACGCTGGCCTCCGGCCCGGTCGACGATCTCTCCGTGTCGGTGTCCGCGTACGCCGACGGACGGTTGCGGCTCGACTTCGACGCCAATCCGGCGCGGTACGGCTCCGACGGGCTGGCCGCGTACTCCCGGCAGTGCGTGGCGCTGCTGACCCGGCTCAGCGCCGAACCCGGCCGACCGCTCGCCGCCCTGGGCGCCTGGGACGTCCCGGGCGGTCCGGGTGACGGTCACGGGGCCGGGTCCGTGCGGCCTCGTCCGGCCGTACCGGCCCCGCGGGTGGAAGCCCCCGGACCGGCGGCCGGAAAGCCGCGCGGCGGGCGGGGAGGGAGCGGGCGGGGCCGGGGCGGACTGCCGCTGCTTCCCGCCGCGCACCGGCTGCGGGAGTCGGGGGGACCGGCCGAACTCCTCCAGGAGACCGTACTGCTCCGCGTCCCGGCCGGTCTCCGCACGGCGCCGCTGCGCAGGGCGCTCGCGCTGCTGGCCCGTCGGCACGACGCGCTGCGGCTGCGGCTCCACCGTGCCCACGGGGTGTGGAGCCAGGAGATCCTTCCGGCCGCCACCGCCCCCGCCGCCGCCGATCCGGCCACCCTCCGCCGGATCGACATCACCGGCCCCTCCCTCGCCACCGACGGCCGGGTCCCCGAACAGGTGCTCACCCGCGAGGCGCGCCGGGCGGCGCGAGCGCTGGATTCCGCGTCCGGGGCGGTACTGCGCGCGGTGTGGTTCGACGCGGGACAGGAAACGGACGGCAGACTGCTGCTGACCCTGCACCGGCTCTGCGCCGACGGCGACGCCTGGCCCCCGCTGGTGGCCGAACTCGCCGCGCACTGCGCCGCGTTCATGGACGGGCGGGAGCCGCCCCGCGCGGCCGGCGGGCCGGGGCCGCGGGAGTGGGCCGCCGTGTTGCACGAACAGGCACACGAGCCGTCCAGGATCACGGAACTGCCGTACTGGCGGGGCGTGCTCGCCGACGCGTCCACCGACGCGCGGGCCGCGGCGGCGGGTCGCGCGGGCGCCGTGGACGGTCCGGAACTGGTGACCGGAGCGACCGGTCTGCCACCGGTCGCGGACCCGGTCGGCTCGGGCCACCACGCCCACGACTGGGTGGACCTGGCCGTGCCGGCCGCGCTGGCCCTGCTCGCGGCGGACGAACCCCGGCTGCGCGGCACCGGAGCCGACCCGTTGGTCGAGCTGGCGTGCTCCCCCGATCCCCTGGCCGAGCCGGCGCCCGGTGCGCCGACCGCCCGGTACCCGGTACGGCTCCACGTCGAGAACGGCGAGAACGGCGGGCGTGACGGGAGCGGCGCGCATGACGGGAGCGACGGGCATGACTGGAGCGACCATGACGGGAGCGGCGGGCATGACGGGAGCGGCGACGGCGCGCCGGACACCGGGAGGCTCGCGGTGTCCGGCGTCCCGGTGGGCGAGGGCGACGACCAGGCCGCCGTCGGCGCACGGCACGACGTATCTCTGCCGGCCCGGGTGGCCGCTCAACTGGCCGCCGTACCGGACGGCGGGCGGGGGTACGAGCAGCTGCGCCACCTCAACCCGCAGACCGCGCCCCTGCTCGCCGGTCCACCGCTCGACGCCCTGCGGTACGTCCGACGCCGTCCGCCGGTCCACGCGTCCGGCTGGGCCGCCGCCCCGGCGGAGGAGGAGGCGGTGGTACGCGAGGCACTGGCCGGGCTCGGTACGGAACCGGTCGTGTCCGGACCGCTCGAACTGACCGTCACCGTCGGGACGAGCGGCGACGGCCGCACGGACCTGTCCCTGCGCTGGCGTTGGCACGGTGGCCCCGAGCGGGGCTTCACCGCCGACGAGGCGCGCCGGCTGGCCCGGCGTGGCACCGCGCTGATCGCCCGGCTCGCTCCGGTGGCCGCCCTGGCGGGACCGGACGAGGGCTCCCGGGCCCCCACCGCCCGGACCGTGCCCGCTCCCGGGACGGCGGCGCCCCGAACGCTCCGCCCCGTCCCTCCCCGCCGTGCCTCCCCCTCCCCCTCCCCCTCCCCCGCTCCCGATCCTGTCCGGGAAGCGGCCCCCGACCACCTGCCTCAACCGACCCAGAAGAAGACCGAAGGAGACATCCCATGA
- a CDS encoding ABC transporter substrate-binding protein translates to MFRSRAVASSAARAQGSPLPRIRRAAACLVAAVAVTLTASCGTTTDSGTTSSKKDAASQERTVETPDGPVKIPTAPKRIIGLSYASAWLLDAGVPMVGVTDIDEDALTSDQKTAVKKMTIVGEGNELNFEKIASLHPDLIVISSPKHVPFNIGKLKPIAPVLSYPIAKPVDLLPSSLKVIDAAGEGGKGTAFKKAYDDKVAELRSTYADKLARTDWAVVNSGEAGKYSVYTETSWLGAVVKDIGARFVTVPGAPKGEFTYDLSFEEIGKLKDADVILVDGDGKNGEPVAETKSLMAQQNWAALQAAKNKQVHAVPGFFVSRYPEAMKILTQLETVLKSL, encoded by the coding sequence ATGTTCCGATCCCGAGCAGTCGCGTCGTCGGCCGCGCGCGCCCAGGGCAGCCCGCTGCCCCGCATCCGCAGAGCCGCCGCCTGCCTGGTCGCCGCGGTGGCGGTCACCCTCACGGCGTCCTGCGGCACCACCACCGACTCCGGGACCACCTCCTCGAAGAAGGACGCCGCCTCTCAGGAGCGCACGGTCGAGACGCCCGACGGCCCGGTGAAGATCCCCACCGCGCCGAAGCGCATCATCGGCCTGTCGTACGCCTCCGCCTGGCTGCTGGACGCCGGGGTGCCGATGGTCGGCGTCACCGACATCGACGAGGACGCGCTGACGTCCGACCAGAAGACCGCCGTCAAGAAGATGACGATCGTCGGCGAGGGCAACGAGCTGAACTTCGAGAAGATCGCCTCGCTCCACCCGGACCTCATCGTCATCTCGTCGCCGAAGCACGTCCCGTTCAACATAGGCAAGCTGAAGCCGATCGCCCCGGTGCTCTCGTACCCGATCGCGAAGCCGGTCGATCTGCTGCCGTCGTCCCTGAAGGTCATCGACGCGGCCGGCGAGGGCGGCAAGGGCACGGCGTTCAAGAAGGCGTACGACGACAAGGTCGCCGAGCTGAGGAGCACCTACGCCGACAAGCTCGCCAGGACCGACTGGGCCGTCGTCAACTCCGGTGAGGCGGGCAAGTACTCGGTCTACACCGAGACGTCGTGGCTCGGCGCGGTCGTCAAGGACATCGGCGCCAGGTTCGTCACCGTCCCGGGCGCGCCGAAGGGCGAGTTCACCTACGACCTTTCCTTCGAGGAGATCGGCAAGCTCAAGGACGCCGACGTCATCCTGGTCGACGGTGACGGCAAGAACGGCGAGCCCGTCGCCGAGACCAAGTCCCTGATGGCCCAGCAGAACTGGGCCGCTCTCCAGGCCGCGAAGAACAAGCAGGTGCACGCCGTGCCCGGCTTCTTCGTGAGCCGCTACCCCGAGGCGATGAAGATCCTCACCCAGCTGGAGACCGTGCTCAAGTCGCTGTAG
- a CDS encoding acetylornithine transaminase has protein sequence MMNTYGTPPLALVRGEGSTVWDEEGRAYLDFTGGIAVNALGHAHPAVVSAVSGQIATLGHVSNLYAAGPPVALAERLLRVAGRPGKVFFANSGAEAIEAAFKIARRTGRPRLVAVEGGFHGRTAGALALTGQPAKREPFLPLPGEVSYVPLGDTGALRAAVTEETAAVFVEPVQGEAGVVPAPEGFLRAAREITRATGTLLVLDEIQTGVGRTGRWFAHQAVDGADPDVVTLAKGLGGGLPIGAVLAFGAAAELLTPGQHGSTFGGNPVACAAGLAVLDTIETEGLLDRVVRTGERLRRGVEGLGHPRVRQVRGAGLLLGVALREPVAPRVQLAARQAGFLVNATGPTTVRLAPALTIGDAEVDALLAALPDILAV, from the coding sequence ATGATGAACACCTACGGCACTCCCCCGCTGGCCCTGGTCAGGGGCGAGGGCAGCACGGTGTGGGACGAGGAGGGCCGGGCGTACCTGGACTTCACGGGCGGCATCGCCGTCAACGCCCTCGGCCACGCGCACCCCGCGGTGGTGTCGGCGGTGAGCGGGCAGATCGCCACGCTGGGCCATGTCTCCAACCTCTACGCGGCGGGGCCGCCGGTCGCCCTCGCCGAGCGGCTGCTCCGCGTGGCGGGCAGGCCGGGGAAGGTGTTCTTCGCCAACTCCGGGGCCGAGGCGATCGAGGCGGCGTTCAAGATCGCCCGCCGGACGGGCCGTCCGCGTCTGGTCGCCGTCGAGGGCGGCTTCCACGGCCGGACTGCGGGGGCGCTGGCCCTGACCGGGCAGCCCGCGAAGCGGGAGCCGTTCCTGCCGCTGCCCGGCGAGGTGTCGTACGTACCGCTCGGCGACACGGGGGCGCTGCGGGCGGCCGTCACCGAGGAGACCGCCGCCGTGTTCGTCGAGCCGGTGCAGGGCGAGGCCGGTGTGGTGCCGGCGCCCGAGGGCTTTCTGCGGGCCGCGCGGGAGATCACCCGGGCAACCGGCACCCTGCTGGTGCTGGACGAGATCCAGACCGGGGTCGGGCGGACGGGCCGCTGGTTCGCCCATCAAGCGGTGGACGGGGCCGATCCCGACGTGGTGACGCTGGCCAAGGGACTGGGCGGCGGACTGCCGATCGGCGCCGTGCTGGCGTTCGGCGCGGCGGCCGAGCTGCTGACCCCGGGCCAGCACGGATCGACCTTCGGCGGCAATCCGGTGGCCTGCGCGGCCGGGCTCGCCGTGCTGGACACCATCGAGACGGAGGGGCTGCTGGACCGGGTGGTACGGACCGGGGAGCGGCTGCGGCGCGGTGTCGAGGGGCTGGGCCACCCCCGGGTCCGTCAGGTGCGGGGCGCCGGGCTGCTCCTCGGTGTCGCCCTGCGCGAACCGGTCGCCCCGCGTGTGCAACTGGCGGCGCGACAGGCCGGTTTCCTGGTCAACGCCACCGGTCCGACGACGGTCCGGCTGGCTCCGGCGCTGACGATCGGCGACGCGGAGGTGGACGCGCTGCTCGCGGCACTGCCGGACATCCTGGCCGTCTGA
- a CDS encoding lysine N(6)-hydroxylase/L-ornithine N(5)-oxygenase family protein — MSARQTQTSQRGESASQDVVGIGFGPANLALAIAIEEHNGRSEHGSALRSAFVERQEHFGWHRGMLIEGATMQVSFLKDLATMRDPGSRFTFLRYLQDRGRLADFINQKSFFPTRVEFHDYFRWCAAEFTDRVAYGHDARLIRPVERDGVIDSLDVVTRPVHEPTGSAEQVLRARNIVLATGLRARLPEGITAGEHVWHNQDLLFRAAELKERPHRRFVVVGAGQSAAETADHLHRTFPDAQVCAVFSRYGYSPADDSPFANRIFDPHAVDDFYGAPQETKDALLGYHGNTNYSVVDGDLIEELYRTTYQEKVSGTERLRILNATALTAVEELPDGVRASVRSLTDGETYTLDADAIVFATGYRAVDPRELLGELAGECLTDELGRLRIGRDHRVLTTDRVRAGVYLQGAGTEHTHGITSSLLSTLAVRSGEICDSLLLRRTEREVRAEHDVLAGLDAGTATADDGLAVPNA, encoded by the coding sequence ATGTCGGCACGCCAGACGCAGACTTCACAGCGGGGCGAGTCCGCCTCCCAGGACGTGGTCGGCATAGGCTTCGGCCCCGCCAACCTCGCACTGGCCATCGCCATCGAGGAGCACAACGGCCGCAGCGAGCACGGCAGTGCGCTGCGGTCCGCGTTCGTGGAACGCCAGGAGCACTTCGGCTGGCACCGGGGCATGCTCATCGAGGGCGCCACGATGCAGGTCTCCTTCCTCAAGGACCTGGCCACCATGCGCGACCCGGGCAGCCGCTTCACCTTCCTGCGCTACCTCCAGGACCGGGGCAGGCTGGCCGACTTCATCAACCAGAAGAGCTTCTTCCCCACCCGTGTGGAGTTCCACGACTACTTCCGCTGGTGTGCCGCCGAGTTCACCGACCGGGTCGCGTACGGCCATGACGCCCGGCTCATACGTCCGGTGGAGCGGGACGGTGTCATCGACAGCCTCGACGTGGTGACCCGGCCCGTCCACGAGCCCACCGGCAGCGCCGAACAGGTGCTGCGCGCGCGGAACATCGTCCTCGCCACCGGTCTGCGGGCCCGGCTCCCCGAGGGGATCACAGCCGGCGAGCACGTCTGGCACAACCAGGACCTGCTCTTCCGCGCGGCCGAGCTGAAGGAGCGTCCGCACCGCCGGTTCGTCGTGGTGGGCGCCGGGCAGTCCGCGGCCGAGACCGCCGACCATCTGCACCGCACCTTCCCGGACGCCCAGGTGTGCGCGGTGTTCTCGCGGTACGGCTACAGCCCCGCCGACGACAGCCCCTTCGCCAACCGGATCTTCGACCCCCATGCCGTGGACGACTTCTACGGGGCCCCGCAGGAGACCAAGGACGCGCTGCTCGGCTACCACGGCAACACCAACTACTCGGTGGTGGACGGAGACCTGATCGAGGAGCTGTACCGCACCACGTACCAGGAGAAGGTCAGCGGCACCGAACGCCTCCGCATCCTCAACGCCACCGCGCTGACCGCGGTCGAGGAACTGCCGGACGGCGTAAGGGCGTCGGTGCGCTCGCTGACCGACGGCGAGACGTACACGCTGGACGCCGACGCCATCGTCTTCGCCACCGGGTACCGGGCGGTGGACCCCCGCGAGCTGCTGGGCGAGCTGGCCGGTGAATGCCTCACGGACGAGCTGGGCCGGCTGCGCATCGGCCGCGACCACCGCGTGCTGACGACCGACCGGGTGCGGGCCGGTGTGTACCTCCAGGGCGCCGGGACCGAGCACACCCATGGCATCACCTCCTCCCTGCTGTCGACGCTGGCGGTCCGCTCGGGTGAGATCTGCGACTCGCTGCTGCTGCGCCGGACCGAGCGGGAGGTGCGGGCGGAGCACGACGTACTGGCCGGGCTGGACGCCGGTACGGCGACGGCGGACGACGGCCTGGCCGTGCCGAACGCCTGA
- the entS gene encoding enterobactin transporter EntS, translating into MRDLLIDIEPLRTSRDFRAIFIARVVSLFGLGMATVALSAQVYGLTHSTFDVAIVSMIVSVTVLLGSLWGGVMADRMDRRTLIVFARGAAALAFAGLAVNSMLPEPKIWAIYVCVAWDGLATGVSVTALMAVAPTLVRSDQLPAAGALISLTGEIGSIAAPFLGGVLLALSGPGPVFAFTAVTTAVTTLLISRIRSLPPGRGDDDDDDDGGKDTGSLLVAFKYALRNRVVGGLVMLGGVTALFNVPVVLFPEMVDKQFGGSEVMLGLLYTAPAVGAVIVSATSGWLTRAARPGKLLLGAAFVGGTTTIGFGLSGHVAVAFTMLAIGGAAGTVYEILEYALVQHSTPDRLRGRIVSVITTQGTTGDVVGDVEVALVARWFNPGGAAVINGAICAVAAVVIAVAVPGLRRATLPRQDTGDQDDGTPPSGGELALSAEQIRPATA; encoded by the coding sequence ATGCGTGACCTGCTCATCGACATCGAACCCCTGCGCACCAGCCGCGACTTCCGGGCCATCTTCATCGCCCGGGTCGTCTCGCTGTTCGGGCTCGGCATGGCGACCGTGGCCCTGTCCGCCCAGGTGTACGGGCTGACGCACTCGACGTTCGACGTCGCGATCGTCAGCATGATCGTCAGCGTCACGGTGCTGCTCGGCTCGCTCTGGGGCGGGGTGATGGCCGACCGGATGGACCGCCGCACGCTGATCGTCTTCGCACGCGGAGCCGCCGCCCTCGCCTTCGCCGGCCTGGCCGTCAACTCCATGCTGCCCGAGCCGAAGATCTGGGCCATCTACGTCTGTGTCGCCTGGGACGGGCTGGCCACCGGGGTCAGCGTCACCGCCCTGATGGCGGTCGCCCCCACCCTCGTACGGTCCGACCAACTGCCCGCGGCCGGCGCGCTGATCTCGCTCACCGGCGAGATCGGTTCCATCGCCGCGCCCTTCCTCGGCGGGGTGCTGCTCGCGCTGTCGGGTCCCGGTCCGGTCTTCGCGTTCACCGCCGTCACCACCGCCGTCACCACACTGCTCATCTCCCGCATCCGCTCGCTGCCACCGGGCCGGGGCGATGACGACGATGACGACGACGGCGGGAAGGACACCGGTTCGCTGCTGGTGGCGTTCAAGTACGCCCTGCGGAACCGGGTGGTGGGCGGTCTGGTGATGCTCGGCGGGGTCACCGCGCTGTTCAACGTGCCGGTCGTGCTCTTCCCCGAGATGGTCGACAAGCAGTTCGGCGGCAGCGAGGTCATGCTCGGCCTGCTGTACACCGCGCCCGCCGTCGGCGCGGTCATCGTCTCGGCCACCAGCGGCTGGCTCACCCGCGCCGCCCGGCCCGGAAAGCTGCTGCTCGGCGCCGCGTTCGTCGGGGGCACCACGACCATCGGCTTCGGCCTCAGCGGCCACGTCGCCGTCGCCTTCACCATGCTGGCCATCGGCGGCGCGGCGGGCACGGTGTACGAGATCCTGGAATACGCCCTCGTCCAGCACAGCACGCCCGACCGGCTGCGCGGCCGGATCGTCAGCGTCATCACCACGCAGGGCACCACGGGCGATGTGGTCGGTGACGTCGAAGTCGCCCTAGTCGCACGCTGGTTCAACCCGGGCGGAGCCGCCGTGATCAACGGCGCGATCTGTGCCGTGGCGGCCGTCGTGATCGCGGTCGCCGTGCCCGGACTGCGCCGCGCCACACTGCCGCGCCAGGACACGGGCGACCAGGACGACGGCACACCGCCCTCGGGCGGCGAACTCGCCCTCAGCGCCGAGCAGATCCGACCCGCCACGGCCTGA
- a CDS encoding GNAT family N-acetyltransferase yields MATAPPRLVVQPPPATGRAVPRPVRHAREEDAPALYALSLLFMRSGALRERPPALYAADVADFLVLEAPDGTLEGCLGLRVHEADTYPRGGPGADAGAGAPGATGVLYNFCVSPRSQGRGVGGLLLGAALTEATAHGLEALFTATTGDGALFLHHGFAVTGTDRAPDAWTRALDPRRGSRILSRTL; encoded by the coding sequence TTGGCCACGGCCCCGCCGCGCCTCGTCGTCCAACCGCCCCCCGCCACGGGCCGCGCCGTGCCGCGCCCCGTCCGGCACGCCCGCGAGGAGGACGCGCCCGCTCTGTACGCGCTGTCCCTGCTCTTCATGCGCTCGGGGGCACTGCGCGAACGGCCCCCGGCTCTGTACGCCGCCGACGTGGCCGACTTCCTCGTCCTGGAAGCCCCCGACGGCACACTTGAGGGCTGTCTCGGCCTCCGCGTCCACGAGGCGGACACGTACCCCCGCGGCGGGCCCGGTGCGGACGCCGGCGCGGGAGCGCCCGGTGCCACGGGCGTGCTCTACAACTTCTGCGTCTCGCCGCGCAGTCAGGGCCGCGGCGTGGGCGGTCTGCTGCTGGGCGCGGCGCTCACGGAGGCCACCGCGCACGGGCTGGAGGCGCTGTTCACGGCGACGACCGGGGACGGCGCCCTGTTCCTGCACCACGGCTTCGCGGTCACCGGCACGGACCGGGCTCCGGACGCGTGGACGCGGGCGCTCGATCCCCGCAGGGGCTCCCGGATTCTTTCCCGCACGCTCTGA
- a CDS encoding phosphopantetheine-binding protein encodes MSEIAQEGVFTLDRLVRDVAEVLYIEPDEVSVDDSLLDQGLDSIRLMTLVENWRAEGARIGFVDLAERPTLEEWAALLAKD; translated from the coding sequence ATGTCCGAAATAGCCCAGGAGGGCGTTTTCACGTTGGACCGGCTCGTCCGCGATGTGGCCGAGGTCCTGTACATCGAGCCCGACGAAGTATCCGTCGACGACAGCCTCCTCGACCAGGGACTGGACTCGATCCGGCTGATGACCCTGGTGGAGAACTGGCGGGCGGAGGGCGCCCGGATCGGCTTCGTCGACCTCGCCGAGCGTCCCACCCTCGAAGAGTGGGCCGCCCTGCTGGCCAAGGACTGA